The proteins below are encoded in one region of Syntrophotalea carbinolica DSM 2380:
- the pdxA gene encoding 4-hydroxythreonine-4-phosphate dehydrogenase PdxA — MHKPLILTMGDPTGVGPEVILKAWLSGALDGVKRPLLVAGDTAVLQRAAHLLQADCTTGEIADGLATHMLQAGNRRLAVRSLSNLPAPQLSWGHPDAHCGKAMLDYINWACDQCLKGTAAAMVTGPINKQAILAAGCDAPGHTELLARRCRTDKVVMMLGGAHLKVCLVTTHLPLKEVPDTLTTEDIVATIRITDSAFRRFFGCRNPRLAVLALNPHAGEGGRFGDEEERIIAPAIAAARQCGINASGPHSADALFHFAARGDYDAVVCMYHDQGLIPLKLLHFEDGVNVTLGLPIIRTSVDHGTAYDLAGTGKADCSSLVAAVTMAAQMAEKQ; from the coding sequence ATGCACAAACCCCTGATCCTTACCATGGGCGACCCGACCGGGGTCGGCCCCGAAGTCATCCTCAAAGCCTGGCTCAGTGGCGCCCTCGACGGTGTCAAACGCCCCCTGCTGGTCGCCGGCGATACTGCGGTGCTGCAACGCGCGGCTCACCTGCTGCAAGCGGATTGCACTACCGGCGAAATCGCCGATGGCCTGGCTACACACATGCTGCAAGCCGGTAATCGCCGCCTTGCAGTGCGTTCCCTGTCGAACCTGCCGGCCCCACAACTGAGCTGGGGGCACCCTGACGCCCATTGCGGCAAAGCCATGCTGGACTACATAAACTGGGCCTGCGACCAGTGCCTGAAGGGTACGGCCGCTGCCATGGTTACCGGCCCCATCAACAAACAGGCCATCCTGGCCGCCGGCTGCGACGCGCCCGGACATACCGAACTGCTGGCCCGGCGCTGCCGAACCGACAAGGTCGTCATGATGCTTGGCGGGGCACACCTCAAAGTCTGTCTGGTCACCACCCATCTGCCATTAAAAGAGGTTCCCGACACCCTCACCACCGAGGACATCGTCGCCACCATACGCATTACCGACAGCGCTTTCCGTCGTTTTTTCGGCTGTCGGAATCCGCGTCTGGCGGTACTGGCCCTCAATCCCCACGCCGGTGAAGGCGGCCGTTTCGGCGATGAGGAAGAGCGTATCATCGCTCCCGCCATCGCCGCGGCTCGCCAATGCGGTATCAACGCCAGCGGTCCCCACAGTGCCGATGCCCTGTTTCATTTTGCCGCCCGGGGCGATTACGACGCCGTGGTCTGCATGTACCATGACCAGGGGCTGATTCCTCTGAAACTGTTGCACTTCGAGGACGGCGTCAACGTAACTCTGGGGCTGCCCATCATCCGCACCTCCGTCGATCACGGCACCGCCTACGATCTGGCCGGTACCGGCAAAGCGGACTGCAGCAGCCTCGTCGCCGCCGTGACCATGGCGGCGCAGATGGCTGAAAAGCAGTGA
- a CDS encoding rubrerythrin family protein, whose product MSDLKGTKTEQDLLEAFAGESQANRKYLAFAEKADSEGHPQVAKLFRAAAAAETVHAHAHLRAVGGIASTLDNLKEAVGGETHEFKEMYPPMIEEAKAKGFKAAERTLSYANEVEKVHAELYEKALANLGNNESVDYWVCKVCGNTLEAEPQEPCSVCKAAPMAFFKVD is encoded by the coding sequence ATGTCCGATCTGAAAGGCACCAAAACCGAACAGGATCTTCTGGAAGCTTTTGCCGGAGAATCCCAGGCCAACCGTAAATATCTGGCTTTTGCCGAAAAAGCCGATAGCGAAGGACATCCCCAGGTAGCCAAACTGTTTCGTGCCGCCGCCGCAGCTGAAACCGTGCATGCCCATGCCCATCTGCGCGCCGTTGGCGGGATCGCATCGACCCTCGACAACCTTAAAGAGGCCGTTGGCGGCGAAACCCACGAATTCAAGGAAATGTATCCGCCCATGATCGAGGAGGCCAAGGCCAAAGGCTTCAAGGCCGCCGAACGCACTCTCAGCTATGCCAATGAGGTGGAGAAAGTCCATGCCGAGCTTTACGAAAAAGCTCTGGCCAACCTCGGCAATAACGAAAGCGTCGACTACTGGGTGTGCAAGGTCTGTGGCAACACCCTCGAAGCCGAACCGCAGGAGCCCTGCAGCGTCTGCAAAGCGGCCCCCATGGCTTTCTTCAAGGTCGACTGA
- a CDS encoding flavin reductase family protein, whose protein sequence is MKKSLGANTLAQPTPVWLVGTYDEAGQPNLATIAWGGVCCSKPPCVSIALRPATHSHDSILDRKAFTVNVATEAFARQADFCGMASGRDTDKFAATGLTPVKSELVDAPYADELPLILECKLQQSVKVGGHTLFIGEIADVKADEAVLSPEGYPHIEKVQPLIFTPVLRNYHGVGKYLGQAFSIGKELS, encoded by the coding sequence ATGAAAAAATCTCTCGGAGCCAATACCCTGGCGCAACCGACCCCCGTGTGGCTGGTCGGCACCTATGATGAAGCCGGTCAGCCCAACCTGGCCACCATCGCCTGGGGCGGTGTCTGCTGCTCCAAGCCGCCGTGTGTTTCCATCGCTCTGCGTCCGGCCACCCATAGCCACGACAGCATCCTGGATCGCAAGGCCTTCACCGTGAACGTCGCCACCGAGGCCTTCGCCCGGCAGGCCGATTTCTGCGGGATGGCTTCCGGCCGCGATACCGACAAATTCGCCGCCACCGGTCTGACCCCCGTCAAAAGCGAACTGGTCGACGCACCCTATGCCGACGAATTGCCGCTGATCCTCGAATGCAAACTGCAACAATCGGTTAAAGTGGGAGGACACACCCTGTTTATCGGTGAAATCGCCGATGTCAAAGCTGATGAGGCGGTCCTCTCCCCCGAGGGCTACCCCCACATCGAAAAGGTACAGCCGCTGATCTTCACGCCGGTGCTGCGTAACTACCACGGCGTCGGCAAGTACCTGGGACAGGCATTCAGTATCGGCAAGGAATTGTCGTAA
- the cmoA gene encoding carboxy-S-adenosyl-L-methionine synthase CmoA, with the protein MTKDSLFSRPQKPVPPFEFNASVVEVFDDMLNRSVPCYRELIHRQAQLAAHFYQPKTRIYDLGCSTGNLDLAICSAMDAARPFELVGVDNSEPMLKVCRERMRETPPEANISFACSDIRNLEMSNASVIILNLTLQFIPPADRQNILNRIFQALVPGGILLLTEKTVHAHAGLSELQQDFYYRFKAENGYSQMEISQKREALENVLIPETMESHRKRLDQAGFKAVDTWLKWFNFASFIALKEKS; encoded by the coding sequence ATGACCAAGGATTCTTTGTTTTCCCGTCCACAAAAACCGGTTCCGCCCTTTGAATTCAACGCATCGGTGGTGGAAGTGTTCGACGATATGCTTAACCGCTCCGTACCCTGCTACCGGGAGCTGATACACAGGCAGGCCCAACTGGCTGCGCACTTTTATCAGCCGAAAACGCGCATCTACGATCTTGGCTGCTCCACCGGCAATCTGGATTTGGCCATTTGCTCAGCCATGGATGCGGCGCGTCCCTTCGAACTGGTCGGGGTGGACAATTCGGAACCGATGCTCAAGGTCTGCCGTGAACGTATGCGGGAAACACCGCCGGAGGCGAACATCTCCTTTGCCTGCAGCGATATCCGCAATCTGGAAATGAGCAACGCTTCGGTGATCATCCTTAATCTGACCCTGCAGTTCATTCCACCGGCAGATCGCCAGAATATACTGAACCGTATTTTCCAGGCGCTGGTTCCCGGCGGCATCCTGCTGCTGACGGAAAAAACCGTTCATGCCCATGCCGGGCTCAGCGAGCTGCAGCAGGATTTTTACTACCGCTTCAAAGCCGAAAACGGCTACTCCCAGATGGAAATCAGCCAGAAGCGCGAAGCGCTGGAAAATGTCCTGATCCCCGAAACCATGGAAAGCCATCGGAAAAGGCTGGATCAGGCCGGTTTCAAAGCCGTCGACACCTGGCTCAAATGGTTTAATTTCGCATCCTTTATCGCCCTGAAAGAAAAATCATGA
- the uvrA gene encoding excinuclease ABC subunit UvrA yields the protein MADKIVIKGANEHNLKGIDVTIPRDQLVVITGVSGSGKSTLAFDTLYAEGQRRYVESLSAYARQFLEQMSKPDVESIEGLSPAISIEQKTTSKNPRSTVGTVTEIYDYLRLLFARVGHIHCHKCGKEISSWTVQQMVDRIMNLPEKTKLLLMAPIVRGRKGEYRKELRQLQADGFVRIRIDGEMRELAEDIALEKNKKHTLEVVVDRLVIRPGIESRLADSLETALRLAEGIVRVEEVDGESHLFSEQHACADCGISYPEITPRMFSFNNPYGACPACSGLGTRMYFDPEEVVPNPELSLREGAVVPWETRTGYYYHQLLEALADHYEFDILTPFAKLPERIRQILLYGSGKENVRFFYDQGDRRHYYEKPFEGIIPNLERRYHETDSDRVRENLERYMNVMPCPTCQGARLRPESLFIRVGGSNIQEVCALSIHEAEGFFEALRLSDKEFEIGRRILKEIRERLSFLTYVGLDYLSLDRASGTLSGGEGQRIRLATQVGSSLVGVLYILDEPSIGLHQRDNRRLLDTLMRLRDLGNTVLVVEHDEETILEADHVIDMGPGAGVHGGEIVSQGTPKQILADPASLTGRYLSGEMSIPLPPERRSSDRYLEIVGAQENNLKNVQVTIPLGIMTCVTGVSGSGKSTLIIDTLFKALSQRLYRSRDKAGKVGEIRGLEHLDKVIDIDQSPIGRTPRSNPATYSGVFTDIRDLFTQLPEAKLRGYKPGRFSFNVKGGRCEACQGEGILKIEMHFLPDVYVQCEVCKGARYNRETLEVRYKGKNIAEVLDMTVNQGLTFMENIPRIRNKLEMLRDVGLGYIKLGQSATTLSGGEAQRVKLAKELGKRSTGRTIYILDEPTTGLHFADIQKLLDVLHRLVDAGNTVVIIEHNLDVIKTADHIIDLGPEGGSRGGEIVVSGTPEDVARCSRSYTGRYLRPYLDL from the coding sequence ATGGCCGATAAAATTGTCATCAAAGGCGCCAACGAGCACAACCTCAAGGGCATCGACGTTACCATTCCCCGCGATCAGCTGGTGGTGATTACCGGCGTATCCGGCTCCGGAAAAAGCACCCTGGCCTTCGACACGCTGTATGCCGAAGGCCAGCGCCGTTATGTGGAGAGCCTGTCGGCCTATGCCCGCCAATTTCTGGAGCAGATGTCCAAACCCGATGTGGAGAGTATCGAAGGGCTGTCGCCGGCCATCTCCATCGAGCAGAAAACCACCTCCAAAAACCCGCGTTCCACGGTTGGCACCGTCACCGAAATCTACGACTATCTGCGACTGCTGTTCGCCCGCGTCGGCCATATTCACTGTCACAAATGCGGCAAGGAGATTTCCTCCTGGACCGTACAACAGATGGTCGACCGCATCATGAACCTGCCGGAAAAGACCAAGCTGCTGCTGATGGCCCCCATCGTCCGCGGCCGCAAGGGCGAATACCGCAAGGAACTGCGTCAACTGCAGGCGGACGGTTTCGTGCGCATCCGCATCGACGGTGAAATGCGGGAACTGGCCGAGGATATCGCCCTGGAGAAAAACAAGAAGCATACTCTGGAGGTGGTGGTCGACCGTCTGGTGATCCGGCCGGGCATCGAAAGCCGCCTGGCCGATTCCCTGGAGACGGCCCTGCGCCTGGCCGAGGGCATTGTACGGGTGGAAGAAGTCGACGGCGAAAGCCACCTGTTTTCGGAACAGCACGCCTGCGCCGACTGCGGCATTTCTTACCCGGAGATTACGCCGCGCATGTTCTCCTTCAACAATCCTTACGGTGCCTGCCCAGCCTGTTCGGGGCTCGGCACGCGCATGTACTTCGACCCGGAAGAAGTCGTCCCCAATCCGGAGTTGTCCTTGCGCGAAGGCGCGGTGGTACCCTGGGAGACACGCACCGGCTATTACTATCACCAGTTGCTGGAGGCGCTGGCCGACCACTACGAGTTCGATATCCTCACCCCGTTCGCCAAGCTGCCGGAGCGCATCCGCCAGATTCTGCTGTACGGCTCGGGCAAGGAAAACGTACGGTTTTTTTACGACCAGGGCGACCGCCGTCATTACTACGAAAAGCCGTTCGAAGGCATCATCCCCAACCTGGAACGCCGCTACCACGAAACTGACTCGGACCGTGTGCGGGAGAACCTCGAGCGCTACATGAACGTGATGCCCTGTCCAACCTGCCAGGGAGCACGGCTGCGGCCGGAATCGCTGTTTATCCGGGTCGGCGGCAGCAATATTCAGGAGGTCTGCGCCCTGTCCATCCATGAGGCGGAAGGCTTCTTCGAGGCATTGCGCCTATCGGACAAGGAATTCGAAATCGGGCGCCGGATTCTCAAGGAAATCCGCGAGCGCCTGTCGTTTCTGACCTACGTGGGCCTCGACTATCTGAGTCTGGACCGGGCCTCGGGAACCCTGTCGGGCGGCGAAGGCCAGCGTATCCGCCTGGCCACCCAGGTCGGCTCGTCCCTGGTGGGGGTATTGTATATTCTCGACGAACCCTCCATCGGCTTGCATCAACGGGACAATCGGCGCTTGCTCGACACCCTCATGCGTCTGCGTGATCTGGGCAACACGGTACTGGTCGTGGAGCACGATGAGGAAACCATCCTCGAAGCGGATCATGTCATCGACATGGGGCCGGGCGCCGGCGTCCATGGCGGCGAGATCGTTTCACAGGGCACCCCCAAGCAGATCCTGGCCGACCCGGCATCCCTTACCGGCCGCTACCTGTCCGGCGAGATGAGTATTCCGCTGCCTCCGGAACGGCGCAGCAGCGACCGTTACCTGGAGATCGTCGGAGCGCAGGAAAACAACCTCAAAAACGTGCAGGTCACCATTCCCCTGGGGATCATGACCTGCGTCACCGGGGTCTCGGGATCGGGCAAATCGACCCTGATCATCGACACCCTGTTCAAAGCCCTTTCCCAGCGACTTTACCGTTCGCGGGATAAAGCCGGCAAAGTCGGCGAAATCCGCGGTCTGGAACACCTGGACAAGGTCATCGACATCGACCAGTCTCCCATCGGCCGTACGCCACGCTCCAATCCGGCGACCTACAGCGGCGTTTTTACCGATATCCGGGATCTGTTCACCCAGCTGCCGGAAGCCAAGCTGCGCGGCTATAAACCGGGACGCTTCTCCTTCAACGTCAAGGGCGGACGCTGCGAAGCCTGCCAGGGCGAAGGCATCCTCAAAATCGAGATGCACTTTCTGCCGGATGTCTACGTGCAGTGCGAAGTCTGCAAAGGGGCGCGCTACAACCGCGAAACCCTGGAAGTACGCTACAAAGGCAAGAATATCGCCGAAGTTCTGGATATGACCGTCAATCAGGGCCTGACCTTCATGGAAAACATCCCGCGCATCCGCAACAAGCTGGAAATGCTGCGCGATGTCGGGCTGGGCTATATCAAGCTGGGGCAAAGCGCCACCACCCTCTCGGGCGGTGAAGCGCAACGCGTCAAACTGGCCAAGGAACTGGGTAAACGCAGTACCGGGCGAACCATCTACATCCTCGATGAACCGACCACCGGGCTGCACTTCGCCGATATCCAGAAACTGCTCGACGTTCTGCACCGCCTGGTCGATGCCGGCAACACAGTGGTCATTATCGAGCACAATCTCGACGTCATCAAAACTGCCGATCATATCATCGATCTGGGACCGGAGGGCGGCAGCCGCGGTGGCGAAATCGTCGTCAGCGGCACCCCCGAGGATGTGGCCCGCTGCTCTCGCTCTTATACCGGTCGCTATCTGCGCCCTTATCTCGATCTTTAG
- the cmoB gene encoding tRNA 5-methoxyuridine(34)/uridine 5-oxyacetic acid(34) synthase CmoB → MIELLSAAGQAIGNGPWQTALNTLLNEKSRQLTDVDGNARRLTALMNQLPDLLPSHRNLASGRIEIGTPEDLTETQHQALYDTLMAFRPWRKGPFNIFGIPVDTEWRSDLKWARIAPHLAPLQGRRILDVGSSCGYYLMRMAEANPQLALGLEPYPPLFCQYVLLQRWLKLPQVHCLPLKLEELPPMDGYFDTIFHMGVLYHQRSPHEALKQLASLLRPGGELVLETLVLDGDQDLALCPRDRYAKMRNVFFLPTVPCLEAWLNKAGFEDIRCVDRSWTTIEEQHPTPWINTESLPDFLDPSDPTRTIEGYQAPLRAAVIARRR, encoded by the coding sequence ATGATCGAACTTTTGAGCGCTGCCGGCCAGGCCATCGGCAACGGCCCCTGGCAAACGGCCCTGAACACCCTGCTGAACGAAAAAAGCCGGCAGCTGACCGACGTGGACGGTAACGCGCGCAGACTGACCGCGCTCATGAATCAATTGCCCGATCTCCTGCCATCCCATCGCAACCTTGCGTCGGGGAGGATCGAAATCGGCACCCCGGAAGATCTTACCGAAACGCAACATCAGGCGTTGTACGATACGCTGATGGCTTTCCGCCCCTGGCGGAAAGGGCCGTTCAACATTTTCGGCATTCCGGTCGATACCGAATGGCGCTCGGATTTGAAATGGGCACGCATCGCCCCCCACCTGGCGCCCCTGCAGGGCAGGCGCATCCTTGACGTCGGCAGCAGTTGCGGCTACTACCTGATGCGCATGGCCGAGGCAAATCCGCAGTTGGCCCTTGGTCTCGAGCCTTACCCGCCGCTGTTCTGCCAGTATGTGCTGCTGCAGCGCTGGCTGAAGCTGCCCCAGGTGCATTGCCTGCCGCTGAAACTTGAAGAGCTTCCGCCCATGGACGGCTATTTCGATACGATTTTCCACATGGGGGTTCTCTATCATCAGCGCTCGCCCCACGAGGCGCTCAAGCAACTGGCTTCGTTACTGCGTCCCGGCGGGGAACTGGTCCTTGAAACGTTGGTGCTCGATGGCGATCAGGACCTCGCGTTATGCCCCCGCGACCGTTATGCCAAAATGCGCAACGTCTTCTTTTTACCGACGGTACCCTGTCTGGAAGCCTGGTTGAACAAAGCCGGTTTCGAGGATATCCGCTGCGTGGATCGCAGCTGGACCACGATCGAGGAACAACACCCTACACCCTGGATCAATACCGAATCGCTACCCGATTTTCTCGATCCCAGCGATCCGACGCGAACCATAGAGGGTTATCAGGCTCCCCTGCGCGCTGCAGTCATTGCCCGGCGGCGTTAA
- a CDS encoding potassium channel family protein — protein MKRFCVIGLGNFGFHVAKTLYEEGHEVIAIDLNQDKVQRIKNSSSYAVFGDASNKEFLKGQGISEMDAVILSTGERSHLSTLITLHLKEMNVPRILVKAIDEDHGRILEKVGATDIIFPEKDMAVKTAKGLCSSNILEFIPIAEDYSITEVAPPNHFIGKNLIELDLRRKYQVTVIGIRDMLTGDFNTLPSPTHLIKDSDLLVLIGKAEDVEKACQSK, from the coding sequence ATGAAACGATTTTGCGTCATTGGTTTGGGAAATTTCGGCTTTCACGTCGCCAAAACCCTGTACGAAGAAGGGCATGAAGTGATCGCCATCGATCTGAATCAAGACAAGGTGCAACGCATTAAAAACTCATCGTCGTACGCCGTCTTCGGGGATGCCTCCAACAAGGAGTTTCTCAAGGGGCAGGGTATCTCTGAAATGGATGCGGTGATCCTCTCCACTGGGGAGCGATCCCACCTGTCAACCCTCATCACCCTGCATCTGAAGGAAATGAATGTTCCGCGAATCCTGGTCAAGGCTATCGACGAAGACCACGGCCGTATTCTGGAAAAGGTCGGAGCAACGGATATTATCTTCCCGGAAAAGGATATGGCGGTTAAAACCGCCAAGGGGCTGTGTTCGTCCAACATTCTCGAGTTCATCCCCATCGCCGAGGATTATTCCATCACCGAAGTAGCCCCCCCCAATCATTTCATCGGGAAAAACCTTATCGAACTCGACCTGCGCCGCAAATACCAGGTAACCGTTATCGGTATCCGCGACATGCTCACCGGCGACTTCAATACCTTGCCGTCACCGACCCACCTTATCAAGGACAGCGACCTGCTGGTGTTGATCGGTAAAGCCGAAGATGTGGAGAAAGCCTGTCAATCCAAGTAA
- a CDS encoding SurA N-terminal domain-containing protein: protein MKYLILSIALLMLATSPLSAETISRIAAIVNQDIITTAQLDREIDKMLSAEAQETGITPVQREELRHKMLDKLIEDTLLNQRIEKLGLHVSDEAVEQAINDVQAQNNITREQLKQALVAQGINFDDYRERLRQQLLNFQLIGREIQSKVEVTNTEMRDYYRSHLDDYRNDPYLRLSRITFRLPPGNTPADIAAMRAKAADALQQLRRGKDFLEVLMQNAATSGVDGGDMGKITEGSLSESFNRAISGLSVGQVSEIIETPEGFHLLRLDERNPGDTQTFETVKEQISRKLMEDKRAAALTEWTENLRKEADIEKRL from the coding sequence ATGAAATACCTTATCCTGTCCATCGCCTTACTGATGCTGGCGACCAGCCCTCTCTCGGCTGAAACCATCAGCCGCATCGCCGCCATCGTCAACCAGGACATTATCACCACCGCCCAGCTCGACCGGGAAATCGACAAAATGCTGTCCGCCGAGGCGCAGGAAACCGGCATTACGCCCGTCCAACGCGAGGAACTGCGCCATAAGATGCTCGACAAACTCATCGAGGACACCCTGTTGAACCAGCGCATCGAAAAACTGGGGCTGCACGTTTCCGACGAAGCCGTCGAACAGGCGATCAACGATGTACAGGCGCAAAACAACATCACCCGCGAGCAACTCAAGCAGGCACTGGTGGCACAGGGCATCAACTTTGACGACTACCGGGAACGTTTACGTCAACAGCTGCTGAATTTTCAACTGATCGGCCGGGAGATCCAGAGTAAAGTCGAAGTCACCAACACCGAAATGCGCGACTATTATCGGAGCCACCTGGACGACTATCGCAACGATCCGTACCTGCGGCTGAGCCGTATCACCTTCCGGCTGCCACCCGGCAATACGCCCGCCGACATCGCCGCCATGCGCGCCAAGGCCGCAGACGCTCTGCAGCAGTTACGCCGAGGCAAGGACTTCCTCGAGGTTCTCATGCAGAACGCCGCCACCAGCGGCGTCGACGGCGGCGACATGGGCAAAATTACCGAAGGCAGCCTGTCCGAAAGCTTCAATCGCGCCATAAGCGGCCTGTCCGTCGGTCAGGTTTCGGAAATCATAGAAACGCCCGAAGGCTTCCACCTCCTGCGCCTGGACGAGCGTAATCCCGGCGACACCCAGACCTTCGAGACCGTCAAAGAACAAATCAGCCGTAAATTGATGGAAGACAAACGTGCGGCAGCCCTTACCGAATGGACTGAAAATCTGCGCAAGGAAGCCGATATCGAAAAACGTCTCTAA
- a CDS encoding TrkH family potassium uptake protein, which produces MTRPFLQIKNLDPGWMLILYYGFAILIGAALLTLPFAAQGAPLSFLDALFTATSAQCVTGLIVVDTGTKLTLFGQLVVLLLIQIGGLGITTFSVYLFFYLGMGVGIRDRWVIQETLLHTPVDSLRDLVRSIFRYTLVIEGVGAALLATAFVPQMGWSKGLYSAVFHSISAFCNAGFSLNADSMIGYRANPLVNITLMALIILGGIGFLVIKEIFDLSKQHNRRRRRRLSLHSRLVFMTTAVLIIGGALLIGVLEAPSALASMNTAESIWVTLFQSITARTAGFNSIDLNLFEVPTLFLMMFLMFVGASPGSCGGGIKTTSLALFVAIMHSRLKGNPHTNVFRRTLPEAAVTKTLTLVMTALLFVAFAVFSLLAVQMQGMPAMASRGVFLEYTFEAVSAFATVGLSLGATAKLVPAGKLIVIVLMFIGRVGLLTVAFTMIRRSREGAVHYAEENIMIG; this is translated from the coding sequence ATGACACGACCTTTTCTGCAAATCAAAAACCTCGATCCGGGATGGATGCTGATTCTGTACTACGGTTTTGCCATCCTCATCGGCGCCGCGCTGCTGACCCTGCCCTTTGCCGCGCAGGGCGCGCCGCTATCGTTTCTTGACGCCTTGTTCACGGCCACCTCGGCCCAGTGCGTCACCGGCCTGATCGTGGTCGATACCGGCACAAAACTGACCCTTTTCGGGCAGTTGGTGGTACTGCTGCTGATCCAGATCGGAGGCTTGGGGATTACCACCTTCTCCGTCTACCTGTTCTTCTATCTCGGCATGGGCGTCGGCATTCGCGATCGCTGGGTGATTCAGGAAACCCTGTTGCATACGCCGGTCGATTCGCTGCGCGATCTGGTGCGGAGTATTTTTCGCTACACCCTGGTTATCGAAGGCGTCGGTGCCGCCTTGCTCGCCACGGCCTTTGTGCCGCAGATGGGCTGGAGCAAAGGCCTTTACAGCGCCGTTTTTCACAGTATTTCGGCGTTCTGCAATGCCGGTTTCTCATTGAACGCCGACAGCATGATCGGTTATCGCGCCAACCCCTTGGTCAATATCACCCTCATGGCCCTGATCATCCTCGGCGGCATCGGTTTTCTGGTGATCAAGGAAATATTCGATCTCAGCAAGCAACACAACCGACGCCGCCGGCGGCGGTTGTCCCTGCACTCGCGACTGGTATTCATGACCACCGCCGTGCTGATTATCGGCGGCGCACTGCTCATCGGCGTGCTTGAAGCCCCCTCCGCCCTGGCTTCCATGAATACCGCCGAGAGCATCTGGGTGACCCTGTTCCAATCCATAACCGCCCGCACCGCCGGCTTCAACTCCATCGACCTCAACCTTTTCGAGGTGCCGACGCTGTTTCTGATGATGTTCCTGATGTTCGTCGGAGCGTCTCCGGGCTCATGCGGGGGCGGCATCAAAACCACCAGTCTGGCACTGTTCGTCGCCATTATGCACAGTCGCCTCAAAGGTAACCCGCACACCAACGTCTTTCGACGCACCCTGCCGGAAGCGGCCGTTACCAAGACCCTGACCCTGGTCATGACCGCCTTGTTGTTTGTGGCCTTTGCCGTCTTTTCCTTGCTGGCGGTCCAGATGCAGGGCATGCCGGCCATGGCCAGCCGCGGTGTGTTTCTGGAATACACGTTCGAAGCTGTTTCGGCATTTGCCACCGTCGGTCTATCCCTCGGCGCCACGGCCAAACTGGTACCGGCCGGCAAACTGATCGTCATCGTGCTGATGTTCATCGGCCGGGTCGGACTGCTTACCGTGGCCTTTACCATGATTCGCCGATCCCGGGAAGGCGCCGTACACTACGCCGAAGAAAACATCATGATCGGTTGA
- a CDS encoding regulatory protein GemA: MPDVSSDREYRRRALAKIHIAKKELGLSDEEYRDLVSSAVPGKQSAADLTDGELRLLLDRLAELGWRPRLPRVAERPLPPMVWKARELWLQLHRAGKVHNPSWAALGRFTKRMTGVGDLRRLSVKQATVVIEALKQWLERVE, translated from the coding sequence ATGCCGGATGTTTCCAGCGATCGGGAATATCGACGCCGTGCCCTGGCCAAGATTCATATCGCCAAAAAGGAACTCGGCTTAAGCGATGAGGAGTATCGCGATCTGGTGAGTTCAGCCGTGCCAGGTAAGCAATCGGCGGCCGATCTGACCGATGGCGAATTGCGCTTACTCCTCGATCGATTGGCGGAACTCGGCTGGCGGCCGCGTCTGCCGCGGGTCGCGGAACGGCCTTTGCCGCCCATGGTATGGAAAGCGCGGGAACTGTGGTTGCAGCTGCACCGGGCGGGGAAGGTTCATAATCCGAGCTGGGCGGCTCTGGGCCGATTCACCAAGCGCATGACCGGCGTCGGCGATCTGCGACGTTTAAGCGTGAAGCAGGCCACGGTGGTCATCGAGGCGCTCAAACAGTGGCTGGAACGGGTGGAGTAG
- the dmpI gene encoding 4-oxalocrotonate tautomerase DmpI, translating into MLLTFLQEDSMPVITLTISPRSPEVKEQLIAKLTETAADVTGIAAEKFIVVIDENPVDNIGVGGVPLHKLIP; encoded by the coding sequence ATGCTACTGACTTTTTTACAGGAGGACAGCATGCCCGTCATCACCCTTACCATCTCCCCCCGCAGCCCTGAAGTCAAAGAGCAGCTCATCGCCAAATTAACCGAAACCGCCGCCGATGTTACCGGCATTGCGGCCGAAAAATTCATCGTCGTCATCGATGAAAATCCCGTGGACAACATCGGTGTCGGCGGCGTGCCCCTGCACAAGCTGATCCCGTGA